A single window of Chloracidobacterium thermophilum B DNA harbors:
- a CDS encoding ABC transporter substrate-binding protein encodes MSVAGCERKGRAAVGDGLPPVLKIGVYMPMTGDTATFGTSSMGGIRLATEQRNAAGGIRGSRIELILEDDRGQPEEAKTVVTRLVTREKVIAVLGEVGSARSIVAASVCQQKRVPMLTPSSTNEKVTRKGDFIFRVCFIDPFQGEAAAKFAVQDLKLRRAAIITDVKNDYSVGLTKSFRESFTRLGGTVVIEKNYQAGDASFNAQLTGIREAGVDFIYAPGYYGDVGQIIKQARELGIRVPFIGGDGWDSPDLWRGGKEALDGCFITNHYSVDNPDPRVQAFIAAYRQRYGDTPDALAALAYDGAQVLYAAIERANSTDGEKIRDALAATRDFPGVTGTISLDANRNAVKPAVILELRDGSYHYRTTIHPSSDQETEVPNVHGQAPR; translated from the coding sequence GTGAGCGTTGCTGGCTGTGAACGCAAAGGCCGGGCCGCCGTTGGCGACGGACTTCCTCCGGTGCTGAAAATTGGCGTCTATATGCCGATGACCGGCGACACGGCGACCTTCGGCACGTCGTCTATGGGAGGCATCCGCCTCGCCACCGAACAACGCAATGCAGCCGGCGGGATTCGCGGCTCGCGCATCGAACTCATCCTCGAAGACGACCGCGGCCAGCCGGAAGAAGCCAAAACCGTCGTCACGCGCCTTGTGACGCGCGAAAAGGTCATCGCCGTTCTGGGCGAGGTTGGCTCGGCGCGCAGCATCGTGGCGGCATCTGTGTGCCAGCAGAAGCGAGTTCCCATGCTGACGCCTTCCTCGACCAACGAGAAGGTCACACGCAAGGGCGATTTCATCTTTCGGGTCTGCTTCATTGACCCCTTCCAGGGTGAAGCCGCCGCGAAGTTCGCCGTCCAGGACCTCAAGCTGCGGCGCGCGGCCATCATCACGGATGTCAAGAACGATTACAGCGTAGGTCTCACCAAATCGTTTCGGGAAAGTTTCACGCGGCTCGGCGGCACGGTTGTCATCGAAAAGAACTACCAGGCCGGCGATGCCAGCTTCAACGCGCAACTGACGGGCATCCGGGAAGCCGGCGTGGACTTCATTTATGCACCGGGCTACTACGGCGACGTGGGACAGATCATCAAACAGGCGCGGGAACTCGGCATCCGGGTGCCCTTCATCGGCGGCGACGGCTGGGATTCCCCCGACCTGTGGCGCGGCGGGAAGGAAGCCCTCGACGGCTGTTTCATCACGAACCACTACTCTGTGGACAACCCGGACCCACGGGTGCAGGCGTTCATTGCCGCCTACCGCCAGCGGTACGGCGACACCCCCGATGCCCTGGCCGCGCTGGCTTACGACGGCGCGCAGGTGCTCTACGCCGCCATTGAACGGGCCAACAGCACCGACGGCGAAAAAATCCGCGACGCCCTGGCGGCCACCCGTGATTTTCCTGGCGTCACCGGCACAATTTCGCTCGACGCCAATCGGAATGCTGTCAAACCGGCGGTCATTCTCGAACTCCGGGATGGAAGCTATCATTATCGAACCACCATCCACCCTTCATCCGACCAGGAAACCGAAGTGCCAAATGTCCATGGACAAGCTCCCCGTTGA